CCAGCGAGCCAATATACTGTCCGCGTTTGGTGTCCTCGGCCCGAAAACCTTTCTGGGTGAAACCAAAGTTGCCTTCTAAACCATATCGGTCGCCTATCATCTGTGAAATTAATAGGCGGGCCGAGGGCTCATAGGTTTTGGCAGGAAAGGAGGCGTCGCCATTGCGGAGCGTCATTTCGGCCAGTACTACCACTTGGGAGCGGGCATTCTGCACTGTGGAGGCCAAAAACTTAGCACCTACGGTAAGGGGAGCAAAGCCTGCCACGGCGGGAGTAGTAGGGGTTTCCAGGCTGGAAGAGCGGGGCTGGGCATGCAGATAGTTCTGCGTGGCCCGCAACTCAATATGGTTAAAGAAACCTACCCGCAGGGTGGCCGAAGACATAGTCCGGCTGGCCCCAAAACGCCCGGACGCCGGAAGCTGATTAATGCCGGCATCCAGCTGCACCTGGCCCGGGTAAAGCATGTTAGTAGTGATGGTGACACCCGGCCGGTCTGGGCGGATGTTTCGCACAAATGGCGAGTCGGTTAATTCGTCGCCCGATGTTTGGGCCAAGGTGCGGGTAGCGGTGCCTATGAGCACGGCCAGCCCCAGCAGAATGGTCTTACGCATGAAGACCGGACACCTAAATGGCTCCTTAAGTTCAGTTGGGTACGTGCAAAACTCTGGCTTTACGGCAGCGCAGAAGCTAAGGTTTCAAAAAAGGGTCTATTTTTTTCTGACAATGGGTTCGGTTTTTCCAAAATCAATTCTTCTTAACAATAAAGCTACTACCCTGAATGAAAGCTCCGTTCAGGGTAGTGGCTGGGAAATCGGGCCACAGGTGACCAGCTACATACTGGAAGACTCAGCTTTGTTGGCGAAGCGCTGCAGAATAAACTCTGCATCGTCAGGGATGCCCGTGAGCAGGCGGCGCTCCGCGGCATCGCACCAGTTGCGCAACAGGGAGGGGTCGTTGCGCTGGTAGCGCAGCCGCTCGGGGTGCATGGCCAGCCACGTATTCACATAGTTGTGGGCCTGCTGATAGGTGAAAGGTTGCATTTGCGGCCGCCACGGCAGGAAGGTAAGCTGCCCGGCTGGGTATATAAGATACTGATTAATGGTTTTAAAATCAAAGGTTTGTAGCCAGGGTTTCAGCAAACAAAAACGAAATAGCAGCAACACTTGAAGCCCCTCAGCTGGTCAGTCCCATTGAACTCAGCTTCAGCCTTAGGGGCAGCTGAGCGCATAGCTCCTCAAATTATTTTCAGGGGAGCTGATCTGTTTACTACAGGCCTATTCATGTTCGTCAAAAGCTACAGAGTAACTCGGGTCTGGTAGTCCGTGGAATAGGGTTAGCGGTCTGGCTTCAGGTTTTTTAAGTCTTCAGTTAGCAGGCACTTAATCTGAAAAGAATATAAAGCCAAGATCATTCCTGGAGTTTAGCCGTACCTGTTTTGCGAGGCTTAAGTGGAAAGGTATTTCGTGAGCAAATCAAGGCGCAGTAGGCAAGCAATTGTGATTAAATGGATATTAATATGGTTTGTACAGGCTTTGGAAAACGCCATGATTTCGTAATTTTCGCCGCATGAGTGCCAAGCTTGCCCAAAAAACCGCCCGTACCCTCATCGAAACAACCGATGAAGTAGCGCATGCAGCCTTTCGTGCTTACCAGGCCGTCGCCGGCCATGCTGCACTGAATGAATCTGAGAAGCTGCCCGAAATCCAGAACCAGATTTACCCCCTGGCCATGGCTATCCAAATGGACAGTGCGCCCTTGTTTGATACCCACATTGCGCAATTGCGCAAACAGGACAGTAGCCCTGCCCGCGACCAGGAGCTTATTGCCCAGCTGGTGGCCCTGAAGCAAGTGCTTTCCCAACGCCTGCCCATCACGGCCTATATTCTGGCCGCCAAATATCTGAACGACGCCATTGGCTACCTGAGTGAGTCGCTGCCCACGGTGGAGCAACCACTGGTAACTTTTCCCATGCCGGATAACCCGCTGGCTGATCTGGCGCACCGGTACCTGGATACGCTATTGGCTGCCGACCGCCAGGTTGCTATTCAACTGATTGTGGATGAGGCGCGAAGCGGCACCGATGTGCGCGCTATTTACGAGCATGTATTGATGCCCGTGCAGTGGGAAGTGGGCGAGCGGTGGCACAGCAGGGCTATTACGGTGGCGCAGGAACACTTCTGCACGGCTACTACCGAGCTGGCTGCTGCCCAGCTGTATCCCTTCCGGCACAGCCAGCCCCGCAACGGACGCATGGCCGTTGTAACTACCGTGGCCGGCGACCTGCACGGAATGGGAGCCCGGGTTTTAGCCGATTATCTGGAGATGGAGGGGTGGAAAGTTTACTACCTGGGCGTAAATACCCCTACCGACAGTCTCCTGAATTTGCTGCAGGACCTGCGACCTGATTTACTGGCTATGGCCGCCTCCATGCCGCAGCACCTGGCGGTAATCCGCGAGCTGCTGGCTGCCAAAGAGCTGGCTGCCGAATTAAGCCAGATAAAAGTGCTGGTAGGCGGCGCCGCGTTCAGCACCGACCCCGAAGCCTGGCGGACTACGGGCGCCGATGCCTATGCTGCCACGCCCGCAAAAGCCGTAGAGTGGGCAAAAGCGGTTTTTTCTACTGCTGGTTAGTCGTCTTCATAATCCAGGCCCAGTACTTTGTTCAAAGCGCCCTGTAGCTCGCTGGCGGCGTGCAACTGGCCGGCGCGGCGGCTTACCTGCAGGCCCAGGCGGTAAACCTTTTCAGCTTCTTCCGGCTTTTCCAGCTGCTCCAGCAGCTTACCGGCGTGATAATACGTACCCACATAATCCGGGTGCTCATCCAGTAGTTTCTGGTAGAAGCCCAGCGCTTTCTGTGGATCAGTGGGACGATACTCCGTGGCCAGCGCG
The Hymenobacter sp. DG25B genome window above contains:
- a CDS encoding B12-binding domain-containing protein, producing MSAKLAQKTARTLIETTDEVAHAAFRAYQAVAGHAALNESEKLPEIQNQIYPLAMAIQMDSAPLFDTHIAQLRKQDSSPARDQELIAQLVALKQVLSQRLPITAYILAAKYLNDAIGYLSESLPTVEQPLVTFPMPDNPLADLAHRYLDTLLAADRQVAIQLIVDEARSGTDVRAIYEHVLMPVQWEVGERWHSRAITVAQEHFCTATTELAAAQLYPFRHSQPRNGRMAVVTTVAGDLHGMGARVLADYLEMEGWKVYYLGVNTPTDSLLNLLQDLRPDLLAMAASMPQHLAVIRELLAAKELAAELSQIKVLVGGAAFSTDPEAWRTTGADAYAATPAKAVEWAKAVFSTAG
- a CDS encoding transporter, which gives rise to MRKTILLGLAVLIGTATRTLAQTSGDELTDSPFVRNIRPDRPGVTITTNMLYPGQVQLDAGINQLPASGRFGASRTMSSATLRVGFFNHIELRATQNYLHAQPRSSSLETPTTPAVAGFAPLTVGAKFLASTVQNARSQVVVLAEMTLRNGDASFPAKTYEPSARLLISQMIGDRYGLEGNFGFTQKGFRAEDTKRGQYIGSLALNGPLSNHFGFFSEAYVLGRQTWQPGVTTGVYWRPVPGFRIDANAGHQFNAPSGGLQLGAGMSLRLPY